A window from Mycobacterium botniense encodes these proteins:
- the egtC gene encoding ergothioneine biosynthesis protein EgtC gives MCRQLGWLGREVTVSSLMLDPPHSLRVQSYAPRRQKHGMINADGWGVGFFDGVTPRRWRSTAPLWADSSFESVAPALRTRCMVASVRSASAGMPIELGATAPFTDGQWLLAHNGTVDRTVLPRCVSAEPVCDSTILAAVLFERGLDALGETVAAVGAADRNARLNILAADGSRLLATTWGDTLSILRRDDGVVVASEPYDDDPRWEDVPDRHLVQVTADGVTLTALHSAKGS, from the coding sequence ATGTGCCGCCAGCTGGGATGGCTCGGGCGGGAGGTCACGGTCTCCTCGCTGATGCTGGATCCGCCGCACTCGCTGCGAGTGCAGTCATACGCACCGCGTCGGCAAAAGCACGGGATGATCAACGCCGACGGGTGGGGTGTCGGCTTTTTCGATGGTGTCACGCCGAGACGCTGGCGCAGCACGGCGCCGCTATGGGCGGATTCGTCGTTCGAGTCGGTCGCGCCGGCGCTGCGCACCCGGTGCATGGTCGCATCGGTGCGCTCGGCGAGCGCGGGAATGCCGATCGAACTCGGCGCTACCGCGCCGTTCACCGACGGTCAGTGGCTGTTGGCGCACAACGGGACCGTCGACCGCACGGTGCTGCCCCGCTGTGTGTCGGCCGAACCGGTGTGCGACAGCACCATCCTCGCGGCTGTGCTCTTCGAACGCGGGCTGGACGCTCTGGGGGAAACCGTCGCCGCAGTCGGAGCCGCGGACCGCAACGCCCGGCTGAACATCCTTGCTGCCGACGGTTCCCGGCTTTTGGCGACCACCTGGGGGGACACACTGTCGATCCTGCGCCGTGATGACGGGGTGGTGGTGGCCAGTGAGCCGTACGACGACGATCCCCGCTGGGAAGACGTGCCCGACCGCCACCTCGTGCAGGTCACCGCGGACGGGGTCACGCTGACCGCACTGCACTCTGCGAAAGGATCGTGA
- the egtB gene encoding ergothioneine biosynthesis protein EgtB, which translates to MSRREQLARDLGRARERTLRLVDLDDAELRRQYDPLMSPLVWDLAHIGQQEELWLLRGGDGTRPGMLPPEIDSLYDAFQHPRAGRGALPLLSPDEARAYCRAVRSAALDTLDALPEHQLGDPMGCADRSEGTAAWSDPGFVFAMVVSHEHQHNETMLQALNLRRGAPLLRATATVPAGRPGLAGTSVLVPGGPFVLGVDGADEPFALDNERPAHLVDVPAFRIGRVPVTNGEWQQFVDDGGYTNPRWWSPRGWEHRQRAGLTAPQFWNGDGTRTRFGYVETIPADEPVQHVSYFEAEAYAAWAGARLPTEIEWEKACAWDPATGSRRRYPWGHDEPSATRANLGGAALRPAPVGAYPAGASAYGAEQMIGDVWEWTSSPLRPWPGFVPMIYQRYSQPFFGGDYRVLRGGSWAVEPGILRPSFRNWDHPYRRQIFCGVRLAWSVPDGEVREPA; encoded by the coding sequence GTGAGTCGGCGAGAACAGCTGGCCCGCGATCTGGGGCGGGCACGAGAACGCACGCTTCGGTTGGTGGATCTCGATGATGCCGAGCTTCGCCGCCAGTACGACCCGTTGATGAGCCCACTGGTGTGGGACTTGGCGCATATCGGCCAGCAGGAGGAACTGTGGTTGCTGCGCGGAGGCGACGGCACGCGGCCGGGGATGTTGCCGCCCGAAATCGACAGCCTCTACGACGCCTTCCAGCATCCGCGCGCCGGCCGCGGCGCTTTACCGTTGCTGTCCCCGGATGAGGCGCGGGCGTATTGCCGCGCGGTGCGTTCGGCTGCGCTGGATACCCTCGATGCCCTGCCCGAGCACCAGCTGGGGGATCCGATGGGCTGTGCTGACAGGTCGGAGGGGACGGCAGCGTGGTCCGATCCGGGCTTCGTGTTCGCCATGGTGGTCAGCCACGAACACCAGCACAACGAAACCATGCTGCAGGCATTGAATCTGCGCCGCGGTGCGCCGCTGCTGCGTGCAACAGCTACCGTGCCCGCGGGCCGGCCAGGGCTGGCCGGGACATCGGTGCTGGTGCCGGGCGGGCCGTTCGTGCTGGGTGTGGACGGCGCAGACGAGCCGTTCGCGCTGGACAACGAACGCCCCGCCCACCTCGTCGACGTGCCGGCGTTCCGGATCGGCCGGGTTCCGGTCACCAACGGCGAATGGCAGCAGTTCGTCGACGACGGCGGCTACACCAACCCGCGGTGGTGGTCGCCGCGCGGTTGGGAACATCGCCAGCGCGCCGGCTTGACGGCGCCCCAATTTTGGAATGGCGACGGCACCCGCACACGGTTCGGGTATGTGGAGACCATTCCCGCTGACGAACCGGTGCAGCATGTCAGCTACTTCGAGGCCGAAGCCTACGCCGCGTGGGCAGGTGCCCGCCTGCCCACCGAAATCGAATGGGAGAAGGCCTGTGCGTGGGATCCCGCGACTGGCAGCAGGCGCCGTTACCCGTGGGGGCACGACGAGCCGTCGGCCACGCGTGCCAACCTCGGCGGCGCTGCGCTACGTCCCGCGCCCGTCGGCGCCTACCCGGCGGGTGCGTCCGCGTATGGGGCCGAGCAGATGATCGGCGATGTGTGGGAGTGGACCAGTTCACCGCTGCGGCCCTGGCCGGGATTCGTCCCGATGATCTACCAGCGCTATTCGCAACCATTCTTCGGTGGCGATTACCGGGTCTTGCGGGGGGGATCGTGGGCGGTGGAGCCGGGCATCCTGCGGCCCAGCTTCCGTAACTGGGATCACCCCTACCGTCGGCAGATATTCTGCGGTGTCCGGCTGGCCTGGTCGGTCCCGGACGGCGAAGTCCGGGAACCGGCCTGA
- a CDS encoding RDD family protein, with protein MSAELVTGDAVVLDMQIAQLPVRAVGALIDITVMFVSYMLGLMLWAATLTRFDDALTTAGVIIFTVAVLVGYPLIFETATRGRSVGKIVMGLRVVADDGGPERFRQALFRALASVVEIWMFAGSPAMICSMVSPKAKRIGDIFAGTVVISERGPRLGPPPEMPPALAQWASSLQLSGLSGHQAEVARQFLSRAKQLDPRVREQMAYRIAGDVLAHIAPPPPPGTPPQLVLAAVLAERHRRELARLRATPRSPEPLRSPGPPWPTPGTPLGHGPQPASSQRPPDADGLTPPQ; from the coding sequence ATGTCCGCAGAGCTGGTCACTGGTGATGCCGTTGTGCTTGATATGCAGATTGCCCAGTTGCCGGTGCGGGCAGTCGGCGCGTTGATCGACATCACGGTGATGTTTGTCAGCTACATGCTCGGTCTCATGCTGTGGGCGGCCACGCTGACCCGGTTCGACGACGCGCTGACCACCGCGGGCGTGATCATTTTCACAGTGGCAGTGCTGGTCGGGTATCCACTTATTTTCGAAACGGCGACGCGGGGTCGCTCTGTCGGCAAGATCGTGATGGGTTTACGCGTGGTAGCTGACGACGGCGGTCCGGAACGTTTTCGGCAGGCGCTTTTTCGTGCGTTGGCCTCGGTGGTGGAAATCTGGATGTTCGCCGGGAGTCCGGCAATGATCTGCAGTATGGTGTCACCGAAAGCCAAACGTATCGGCGATATTTTTGCCGGCACGGTCGTCATCAGTGAACGCGGGCCGCGGTTAGGCCCACCACCGGAGATGCCGCCCGCGCTCGCCCAGTGGGCGTCGTCGCTGCAGCTGTCGGGCCTCAGCGGTCACCAGGCTGAAGTGGCACGGCAATTCCTCTCTCGAGCAAAACAACTCGACCCTCGGGTGCGTGAGCAAATGGCGTACCGAATCGCCGGTGACGTGCTCGCGCACATCGCGCCACCACCTCCGCCAGGTACTCCGCCACAGCTGGTGTTGGCCGCCGTGTTAGCTGAACGGCATCGGCGCGAGCTCGCGCGACTGCGTGCGACGCCCCGCTCACCCGAGCCGCTGCGATCACCGGGCCCGCCCTGGCCAACGCCGGGGACACCGTTGGGGCATGGCCCCCAGCCCGCCTCCTCGCAACGGCCGCCGGACGCCGACGGGCTCACACCACCTCAGTGA
- a CDS encoding class I SAM-dependent methyltransferase — translation MANEVMDWDSVYRQEGVFEGPPPWNIGEPQPELAALMRAGKFRSEVLDAGCGYAELSLALAAEGYTVVGVDLTPTAITAARKAAAERGLGNASFVQADITTLTGYDGRFNTVVDSTLFHSLPVEARDDYLRSVHRAAAPGASYFALVFAKSAFPPEAEQGPNTVDEDELRAAVSKYWEIDEIRPAFIHANTPAARADAPFQMPEFARDEKGRAKMPAYLLTAHKTG, via the coding sequence ATGGCCAATGAAGTGATGGACTGGGACAGCGTCTACCGGCAGGAGGGCGTCTTCGAGGGCCCGCCGCCGTGGAATATCGGTGAACCACAGCCGGAGCTGGCTGCACTGATGCGCGCAGGCAAGTTCCGCAGCGAGGTGCTCGACGCCGGCTGCGGATATGCCGAGCTATCCCTGGCGCTGGCCGCCGAAGGGTACACGGTCGTCGGCGTCGACCTCACGCCCACCGCCATCACCGCCGCACGAAAAGCGGCAGCGGAACGGGGGCTGGGCAACGCCAGCTTCGTGCAGGCCGACATCACCACATTGACCGGCTATGACGGCCGCTTCAACACCGTGGTCGACTCCACGCTGTTTCACTCGCTACCGGTCGAGGCGCGCGACGACTACCTGCGCTCGGTGCACCGGGCCGCGGCCCCCGGGGCCAGCTATTTCGCGCTAGTGTTCGCCAAAAGTGCATTTCCACCAGAGGCCGAGCAGGGGCCCAACACGGTCGACGAAGACGAGTTGCGGGCAGCGGTGTCAAAATACTGGGAGATCGACGAGATCCGCCCGGCCTTCATCCACGCCAACACCCCAGCGGCCCGCGCCGATGCGCCGTTCCAGATGCCGGAGTTCGCCAGGGACGAGAAAGGCCGGGCGAAGATGCCTGCGTACCTGCTCACTGCCCACAAGACCGGCTAA
- a CDS encoding glutamate--cysteine ligase: MGEEVKRAAYNRAHRRQYRRKVQLCLDVFETMLAQSSFEFDRPLTGMEIECNLVDSEYRPAMANQPVLAAIADPAYQTELGAYNIELNVPPRPLAGHTVLELEADVRASLNAAEAKANTNGTHIVMIGILPTLMPGHLTEGWMSESTRYAALNDSIFSARGEDIQIDISGPEPLSLHSASIAPESACTSVQLHLQVPPGVFAHNWNAAQVLAGPQLALGANSPYFFGHQLWAETRIELFTQATDTRPNELKAQGVRPRVWFGERWITSIFDLFEENVRYFPSLLPEVSDEDPVAELAAGRTPQLAELRLHNGTVYRWNRPVYDVVDGRPHLRVENRVLPAGPTVVDMLANSVFYYGVLRVLSEDDRPLWTKMSFTAAHANFLNAARHGIAARMHWPGVGEVTTDELVLRHLLPMADEGLRRWDVAVEARDRFLGVIEGRAKTGRNGAVWQVSTVRSLQEAGMTRPAALAEMLRRYCENMHTNEPVHVWDLAE, encoded by the coding sequence GTGGGTGAAGAGGTCAAGCGCGCCGCCTACAACCGCGCTCACCGGCGTCAATACCGGCGCAAAGTACAGCTGTGCCTAGACGTCTTCGAAACGATGCTGGCGCAGTCCAGTTTCGAATTCGACCGACCGCTCACCGGCATGGAAATCGAGTGCAATCTGGTCGATTCGGAGTACCGACCAGCGATGGCGAATCAGCCCGTACTGGCCGCTATCGCCGACCCCGCTTATCAGACCGAACTGGGCGCGTACAACATCGAATTAAATGTTCCTCCCCGGCCCCTGGCCGGGCACACCGTTCTGGAACTGGAGGCCGACGTCCGGGCCAGCTTGAACGCAGCCGAAGCTAAAGCCAACACCAACGGCACCCACATCGTGATGATCGGTATTCTGCCCACGCTGATGCCCGGGCACCTCACCGAAGGCTGGATGAGCGAGTCGACGCGGTATGCGGCGCTCAACGACTCCATCTTCAGCGCCCGCGGCGAGGACATTCAGATCGACATCAGCGGCCCCGAGCCGCTGAGTCTGCATTCCGCGTCCATCGCTCCCGAATCCGCTTGCACGAGCGTGCAATTGCACCTGCAGGTGCCTCCCGGTGTTTTCGCCCACAACTGGAACGCCGCGCAGGTGCTGGCCGGGCCGCAACTGGCGTTGGGGGCGAACTCGCCCTACTTCTTCGGTCATCAGCTGTGGGCGGAAACCCGCATCGAACTGTTCACCCAGGCCACCGACACTCGCCCCAACGAGCTCAAAGCCCAGGGGGTGCGGCCCCGGGTGTGGTTCGGCGAGCGCTGGATCACGTCGATCTTCGACCTTTTCGAAGAAAATGTGCGCTACTTTCCGTCATTGCTGCCCGAGGTGTCCGACGAGGATCCCGTCGCCGAGCTGGCTGCCGGACGGACTCCGCAGCTTGCCGAGTTGCGGCTGCACAACGGAACCGTATACCGCTGGAACCGGCCGGTATACGACGTCGTCGACGGCCGGCCCCACCTCAGGGTCGAAAACCGGGTGTTGCCCGCCGGGCCGACGGTTGTCGACATGCTGGCCAATTCGGTGTTCTACTACGGCGTGCTGCGTGTCCTGTCAGAGGACGATCGTCCGCTCTGGACTAAGATGAGTTTCACTGCCGCTCATGCCAATTTCTTGAATGCCGCGCGACACGGCATCGCTGCCCGCATGCACTGGCCGGGTGTGGGCGAGGTCACAACCGATGAATTGGTCCTGCGCCACCTGCTGCCGATGGCCGATGAGGGCCTGCGGCGGTGGGATGTTGCCGTCGAGGCACGTGACCGGTTTCTCGGTGTCATCGAAGGCCGCGCCAAAACGGGCCGCAACGGCGCCGTCTGGCAGGTGTCCACCGTGCGGTCACTACAGGAGGCTGGGATGACCCGGCCCGCGGCTCTCGCTGAGATGCTGCGCCGATACTGCGAGAACATGCACACCAATGAGCCGGTGCATGTCTGGGATCTTGCCGAGTAG
- the egtD gene encoding L-histidine N(alpha)-methyltransferase, producing MTLSLSNHLAAGSAYQALCRDVFDGLQRTPKSLPPKWFYDSVGSDLFDQITRLPEYYPTRAEAAILRSCSAEVAHASRADTLVELGSGTSEKTRMLLDALHHRGSLRRFVPFDVDAAMLHAAATAIQREYPYIEIEAVCGDFEEHLGEIPGGGRRLFVFLGSTIGNLTGGPRAQFLAALAAVLRPGDSLLLGTDLVKDSERLVRAYDDAAGVTARFNRNVLAVINRELDADFDLGAYRHVARWNAGEERIEMWLRAERPQRVRVRALNLTVEFAAGEEMLTEVSCKFRPAAVAAELAAAELRRTHWWTDDAGDFGLSLAVK from the coding sequence ATGACCCTGTCGCTGTCGAACCACCTGGCCGCCGGTTCGGCATATCAGGCCTTGTGTCGGGATGTGTTCGACGGCCTACAGCGAACACCGAAATCTTTGCCGCCCAAGTGGTTTTACGACTCGGTGGGCAGCGATCTGTTCGACCAGATCACTCGGCTGCCCGAGTACTACCCCACGCGTGCCGAAGCCGCTATCCTGCGGTCCTGCTCAGCGGAAGTGGCCCACGCCAGCCGGGCCGACACCCTGGTCGAGCTGGGTAGCGGCACCTCGGAGAAAACCCGCATGCTGCTGGACGCACTGCACCACCGCGGGTCACTGCGCCGATTCGTGCCCTTCGACGTCGACGCCGCCATGTTGCACGCGGCAGCGACCGCCATCCAGCGTGAATATCCGTACATCGAAATCGAAGCCGTGTGCGGAGATTTCGAGGAACACCTGGGCGAGATTCCCGGCGGCGGGCGGCGGCTTTTCGTGTTCTTGGGTTCGACGATCGGCAACCTGACCGGCGGGCCGCGCGCGCAGTTCCTGGCGGCGCTGGCCGCGGTGCTGCGCCCCGGGGACAGCCTGCTGCTGGGCACCGATCTGGTGAAAGACAGCGAGCGGCTGGTGCGTGCATACGACGACGCCGCCGGGGTGACAGCCCGGTTCAACCGCAATGTGCTCGCCGTCATCAACCGGGAACTCGACGCCGATTTCGACCTCGGCGCCTATCGGCATGTCGCACGCTGGAATGCCGGTGAAGAGCGGATCGAGATGTGGTTGCGTGCCGAGCGGCCCCAGCGAGTGCGGGTGCGCGCGCTGAACCTCACCGTCGAGTTCGCTGCGGGCGAAGAGATGCTCACCGAGGTGTCGTGCAAGTTCCGGCCCGCCGCGGTGGCAGCCGAGTTGGCCGCCGCGGAACTGCGCCGAACGCATTGGTGGACAGACGACGCCGGCGACTTCGGGTTGTCACTGGCTGTCAAGTAG
- a CDS encoding sensor domain-containing protein encodes MRLIAAAAGAGVIVGIGTGFAAPVGAAGPSDPGVVNYAVLGKGSVGNIVGGPMRWESMSTEPYQSYWVDDPVCNNWADIGLPEVYNDPDLASFNSAVTQTSATDQAHLVKQAVGVFATNGAADRAFHRVVDRTVGCSGQTTAMHLDNGTTQVWTFDGGPPTATDAAWTKQEVGTDRRCFTQTRLRENVLLQAKVCQSGNGGPAVNALAGAMQNMLGQ; translated from the coding sequence ATGCGGCTGATCGCCGCGGCGGCGGGTGCCGGTGTGATTGTCGGCATCGGCACAGGATTCGCGGCCCCGGTCGGCGCGGCCGGCCCATCGGATCCGGGCGTGGTCAACTACGCCGTGCTCGGCAAGGGTTCGGTCGGCAATATCGTCGGTGGGCCGATGCGGTGGGAATCCATGTCGACCGAGCCCTACCAGTCGTACTGGGTTGACGATCCGGTGTGCAACAACTGGGCTGACATCGGGCTGCCCGAGGTGTACAACGACCCCGATCTGGCCTCGTTCAACAGCGCCGTCACGCAGACGTCCGCGACCGACCAGGCCCACTTGGTCAAACAAGCCGTTGGTGTCTTCGCCACCAACGGCGCCGCCGACCGGGCCTTTCACCGTGTCGTGGACCGCACCGTCGGCTGCTCTGGCCAAACTACCGCGATGCACCTCGACAACGGCACCACGCAGGTGTGGACTTTCGACGGCGGGCCGCCGACGGCCACCGATGCGGCCTGGACGAAACAGGAAGTGGGCACCGACCGGCGCTGCTTCACCCAAACCCGGCTGCGAGAGAATGTGTTGCTGCAAGCCAAGGTGTGCCAGTCCGGTAACGGCGGTCCGGCCGTCAATGCGCTGGCCGGAGCCATGCAGAACATGCTCGGACAGTAA
- the glpK gene encoding glycerol kinase GlpK: MAEFVAAIDQGTTSTRCMIFSHDGAEVARHQREHEQILPRAGWVEHNPAEIWEHTASALTSVLQMTNLSPKDIAALGVTNQRETTLVWDRHTGRPYCNAIVWQDTRTDHIAAVLDRDGRGDVIRRKAGLPPATYFSGGKLQWILDNVEGVREAAEHGDALFGTVDTWLVWNLTGGPRGGVHVTDVTNASRTMLMDLETLDWDDELLSLFTIPREMLPVIAPSSPQQPYGVTSKTGPVGGEVPITGILGDQHAAMVGQVCLAEGEAKNTYGTGNFLLLNTGEKIVRSRNGLLTTVCYQFEDAKPVYALEGSIAVTGAAVQWLRDQLGIIGAAEESEALARQVPDSGGVYFVPAFSGLFAPYWRSDARGAIVGLSRYHTNAHLARATLEAICYQSRDVVDAMEADSDVRLEVLKVDGGVTSNDLCMQIQADVLGVDVVRPVVAETTALGAAYAAGLAVGFWADPAELRANWREDKRWRPVWSADQRAAAYAGWRKAVQRTLNWVDVC; this comes from the coding sequence GTGGCCGAATTCGTCGCCGCTATCGACCAGGGCACCACCAGCACTCGGTGCATGATTTTCAGCCACGACGGCGCCGAAGTCGCGCGCCATCAGCGTGAGCATGAGCAGATCCTGCCGCGCGCGGGCTGGGTCGAACACAACCCAGCCGAGATCTGGGAGCATACCGCATCAGCGCTCACATCCGTCCTGCAGATGACCAACCTTTCACCAAAAGATATTGCTGCGCTGGGAGTGACAAACCAGCGGGAGACCACGCTGGTGTGGGATCGGCACACCGGGCGGCCGTACTGCAACGCGATCGTCTGGCAGGACACCCGCACCGACCATATCGCCGCGGTGCTGGATCGTGACGGGCGCGGCGATGTGATACGCCGCAAAGCCGGCCTGCCGCCGGCCACCTATTTCTCCGGCGGGAAATTGCAGTGGATTCTTGACAATGTCGAGGGTGTGCGTGAAGCCGCCGAACACGGTGACGCCCTGTTCGGCACCGTCGACACTTGGCTGGTGTGGAATTTGACGGGCGGACCGCGCGGCGGGGTGCACGTCACCGACGTCACCAACGCCAGCCGAACCATGCTGATGGATCTGGAGACGCTGGACTGGGACGATGAGTTGCTGTCGCTCTTCACTATTCCGCGGGAAATGCTGCCGGTGATCGCGCCGTCATCGCCGCAGCAGCCCTACGGCGTGACGTCCAAGACCGGACCGGTGGGCGGTGAGGTGCCGATCACCGGAATCCTCGGCGACCAGCATGCGGCGATGGTCGGTCAGGTTTGCCTGGCCGAAGGAGAAGCGAAAAACACGTACGGCACAGGCAATTTTCTGCTGCTTAACACAGGTGAGAAGATCGTACGGTCACGCAATGGCCTGCTGACGACCGTCTGTTACCAGTTCGAAGACGCGAAACCAGTTTATGCCCTTGAAGGTTCGATCGCGGTAACCGGTGCTGCAGTGCAGTGGCTGCGTGACCAGCTGGGTATCATCGGCGCTGCCGAGGAAAGTGAGGCGCTGGCCCGCCAAGTTCCCGACAGTGGCGGGGTGTACTTCGTGCCGGCATTTTCCGGTTTGTTCGCTCCCTACTGGCGATCCGATGCCCGTGGCGCAATCGTGGGCTTGTCCCGGTACCACACCAACGCTCACCTGGCACGCGCTACGCTGGAGGCCATTTGCTACCAAAGTCGTGACGTGGTCGATGCGATGGAAGCTGATTCCGATGTGCGCCTTGAGGTTTTAAAGGTAGACGGTGGTGTTACCTCCAACGACTTATGCATGCAGATTCAGGCTGATGTTCTGGGAGTAGATGTGGTACGGCCCGTTGTTGCCGAAACCACAGCGCTCGGCGCGGCCTACGCCGCGGGCCTGGCGGTCGGGTTCTGGGCGGATCCGGCCGAGCTGCGGGCGAACTGGCGGGAGGATAAGCGGTGGCGGCCGGTTTGGTCTGCCGACCAACGCGCAGCGGCATATGCGGGTTGGCGTAAAGCGGTGCAGCGCACGCTGAACTGGGTCGACGTGTGCTGA
- the egtA gene encoding ergothioneine biosynthesis glutamate--cysteine ligase EgtA gives MTRPPVAPAPAPCPAGSSRSDTELLGSSAAAQLIANSCLTDAPLGRVGLEVEAHCYDRADPHRRPAWGEISEVLDSLPDLPGGSTVSVEPGGAVELSGPPADGVVSAIEAMTRDQALLRSAFCEAGLGLVLLGADPLRPAERVNPSARYRAMEQFFAATNTATAGAAMMTSTASIQVNLDAGPQADWAARVRLAHALGPTMIAIAANSPLLGGRFSGWRSTRQRVWGQLDSARCGPILGASGDDPGTDWARYALNAPVMLVHNPEAVPVTQYVPFAEWADGRALLGDRRPTAADLEYHLTTLFPPVRPRGWLEIRYLDAVPDPIWPAVVFTLVALLDDPVAADTAAEAVEPVAAAWDIAARVGLRDPRLYTAANRCVAAAVERAPEQLTEPMQRLVRNVEQGRCPADEFCEQVVGHGIAPALARLAQGGL, from the coding sequence ATGACACGTCCTCCGGTTGCGCCAGCCCCGGCGCCGTGCCCCGCTGGCAGCAGCCGCTCCGACACCGAACTGCTCGGTTCGTCCGCCGCCGCGCAACTTATCGCCAACAGCTGTCTCACCGACGCGCCGCTAGGTCGGGTCGGGCTCGAAGTGGAAGCGCACTGCTATGACCGGGCCGATCCGCACCGCCGCCCGGCATGGGGGGAAATCAGCGAGGTTCTGGACTCGCTGCCGGATTTGCCGGGCGGCAGCACGGTGAGCGTGGAACCCGGCGGGGCCGTGGAACTGTCCGGCCCACCCGCCGACGGGGTGGTGTCGGCGATCGAGGCGATGACGCGTGATCAAGCGCTACTGCGGTCCGCCTTTTGCGAGGCCGGTCTGGGGCTGGTGCTGCTGGGCGCCGATCCGCTGCGGCCCGCGGAGCGAGTCAATCCCAGCGCGCGTTACCGCGCCATGGAACAGTTCTTCGCCGCCACCAACACCGCGACAGCGGGTGCGGCGATGATGACCTCGACGGCATCGATCCAGGTCAACCTCGACGCCGGGCCGCAGGCCGACTGGGCGGCGCGGGTGCGGTTAGCGCATGCTCTAGGCCCGACGATGATCGCGATCGCCGCGAACTCTCCGCTGCTGGGCGGACGATTCTCCGGCTGGCGCTCCACTCGGCAGCGGGTGTGGGGGCAGCTGGACTCCGCGCGTTGCGGGCCGATCTTGGGTGCCAGCGGCGATGATCCGGGCACCGACTGGGCGCGCTACGCGCTGAACGCGCCGGTGATGCTGGTCCACAACCCCGAGGCCGTGCCAGTGACGCAGTACGTACCCTTCGCCGAGTGGGCCGACGGCCGGGCGTTACTGGGCGATCGCCGTCCGACCGCCGCTGATCTGGAATACCATCTGACCACGCTGTTCCCACCTGTGCGGCCCCGCGGGTGGCTGGAAATCCGTTACCTCGATGCGGTGCCCGACCCGATTTGGCCGGCGGTGGTGTTCACGCTGGTCGCGCTGCTGGACGATCCGGTTGCCGCCGACACCGCGGCCGAAGCCGTCGAACCGGTCGCCGCTGCCTGGGACATCGCGGCCCGGGTCGGGCTGCGCGATCCGCGGCTGTATACGGCGGCCAATCGGTGTGTGGCCGCCGCTGTCGAGCGAGCACCGGAACAACTGACCGAGCCGATGCAGCGGTTGGTTCGTAATGTCGAACAGGGCCGCTGTCCGGCCGACGAATTCTGTGAGCAGGTGGTCGGGCACGGTATCGCACCGGCGCTCGCACGGTTGGCGCAAGGGGGATTGTGA
- a CDS encoding organic hydroperoxide resistance protein produces the protein MSIEVVYTTECTATGGGRDGHVKSADGRIDLDTRPPKEMGGTGEGTNPEQLFAAGYAACFLGALRLVAGRSNVKLNDATEVTVKIGFGKDSAGGFGLTGTIIGYLPGVEQSVADDLMHQAHQVCPYSRATKGNVDIDVSAKV, from the coding sequence ATGAGCATTGAAGTCGTCTACACCACGGAGTGCACCGCCACCGGCGGTGGCCGCGACGGTCACGTGAAGTCAGCAGACGGTCGTATCGACCTCGACACCCGCCCGCCGAAGGAGATGGGTGGTACTGGAGAGGGCACCAACCCCGAGCAGTTATTCGCCGCCGGCTATGCCGCCTGCTTTCTCGGCGCGCTGCGCCTGGTCGCGGGCAGGAGCAATGTCAAACTGAACGACGCCACCGAGGTCACCGTCAAGATCGGGTTCGGCAAGGATTCTGCTGGCGGATTCGGGCTCACTGGCACCATCATCGGCTACCTACCCGGCGTGGAGCAGAGTGTGGCCGATGATCTGATGCACCAGGCTCACCAGGTTTGCCCGTATTCGAGGGCCACCAAGGGAAACGTCGATATCGACGTTTCGGCCAAGGTTTAG